A DNA window from Camelina sativa cultivar DH55 chromosome 17, Cs, whole genome shotgun sequence contains the following coding sequences:
- the LOC104754280 gene encoding probable cyclic nucleotide-gated ion channel 10, with protein sequence MMAFSHDNRVRFKDEDRSIASEYGYGRKARPSFDRVLKNVKWGIEKGSGNFKIFKKPSLSSLPHKDPDHNKVQKETSGTTKKNIINPQDSFLQNWNKIFLFACVLALAIDPLFFYIPIVDGTRHCLTMDSKLEIAASFLRTLIDAFYIIHIVFQFRTAYIAPSSRVFGRGELVDDAKAIALKYLSSYFIIDVLSIIPLPQIVVLAVIPSVKEPDSLLTKDYLMSVIIVQYVPRILRLYPLYTEVTRTSGIVTETAWAGAAWNLSLYMLASHVFGALWYLISVEREDRCWQEACEKKNGCSLSSLYCHGNGNAGNDYLTTSCPFLDPGDITNSTIFNFGIFTDALKSGVVESHDFWEKFFYCFWWGLRNLSALGQNLQTSKFVGEIIFAISICISGLVLFALLIGNMQKYLESTTVREEEMRVRKRDAEQWMSHRMLPEDLRKRIRRYEQYRWQETRGVEEENLLRNLPKDLRRDIKRHLCLDLLKKVPLFEIMDEQLLDAVCDRLKPVLYTENSYVIREGDPVGEMMFVMRGRLVSATTNGGRTGVFNSVDLKASDFCGEDLLPWALDPQSSSHFPISTRTVQALTEVEAFALMAEDLKSVASQFRRLHSKQLQHTFRFYSVQWRTWSVSFIQAAWRRYCRKKLAKSLRDEEERLRDALAREGDGTTASSSLSIGAALYASRFASNALRNLRHNISNLPPRYTLPLLPQKPTEPDFTANHTTDP encoded by the exons GAAGGAAACATCTGGTACCACTAAGAAGAACATCATTAACCCACAAGATTCGTTTCTGCAGAACTGGaacaaaatatttctctttGCTTGTGTCCTTGCTTTGGCGATTGATCCGCTGTTTTTCTACATTCCTATTGTCGATGGCACGAGGCACTGTCTTACTATGGACTCAAAGTTGGAGATAGCTGCGAGTTTTCTTCGTACACTCATCGATGCCTTTTACATTATTCACATTGTGTTTCAGTTCAGGACAGCTTACATCGCTCCTTCTTCTAGAGTTTTTGGCAGAGGTGAACTGGTGGATGATGCTAAGGCAATAGCCTTGAAGTATCTCTCGTCTTACTTCATCATTGATGTACTTTCTATCATTCCTCTCCCACAG ATAGTGGTCTTAGCTGTTATTCCAAGCGTCAAAGAGCCTGACTCTTTGCTCACAAAAGACTACCTTATGTCTGTCATAATCGTTCAATATGTTCCTCGGATTCTTCGTTTGTATCCGCTTTACACGGAAGTGACCAGAACATCTGGCATTGTTACTGAAACAGCATGGGCTGGAGCTGCTTGGAacctctctctctatatgtTAGCCAGTCAT GTATTTGGAGCTTTATGGTACTTAATCTCAGTAGAACGAGAAGACAGATGCTGGCAAGAGGCGTGCGAGAAAAAGAACGGTTGTAGTTTAAGTTCTCTGTACTGTCACGGTAATGGTAATGCTGGAAACGATTACCTGACCACCTCTTGCCCTTTTCTCGACCCTGGTGATATAACGAACTCAACCATCTTCAACTTTGGCATCTTCACTGATGCTCTAAAGAGTGGGGTTGTTGAATCGCATGATTTCTGGGAGAAATTTTTCTACTGCTTTTGGTGGGGACTGCGAAATCTTAG tgcattgggacaaaaccttcaAACAAGCAAATTCGTTGGTGAAATCATCTTTGCTATATCAATCTGCATATCTGGACTAGTCTTATTTGCGCTACTTATCGGCAATATGCAG AAATACTTGGAATCAACAACAGTTCGAGAGGAGGAAATGAgggtgagaaagagagatgcaGAGCAGTGGATGTCTCATAGAATGTTACCTGAAGACCTGAGAAAACGTATCAGAAGATATGAACAATATAGATGGCAAGAGACAAgaggagttgaagaagaaaacctTCTTCGTAACCTCCCTAAAGACCTAAGAAGAGATATTAAACGCCATCTTTGCCTCGATCTCCTTAAGAAA GTACCTTTGTTTGAGATAATGGATGAGCAGTTACTTGACGCGGTTTGCGATAGGCTAAAACCTGTGCTCTACACAGAGAACAGTTACGTGATACGTGAAGGAGATCCTGTAGGGGAGATGATGTTTGTGATGAGAGGAAGGCTTGTAAGTGCCACCACTAATGGAGGAAGAACAGGGGTCTTCAATTCCGTGGACCTCAAGGCAAGTGATTTCTGCGGAGAAGATCTTCTGCCGTGGGCATTAGACCCTCAATCTTCTTCTCACTTTCCAATCTCGACGAGAACAGTTCAAGCTCTCACCGAAGTTGAAGCCTTTGCTCTAATGGCTGAAGATCTCAAGTCTGTCGCTTCACAGTTCAGGCGCCTCCACAGCAAGCAGCTCCAGCATACTTTCAG GTTTTATTCGGTGCAATGGAGAACATGGAGCGTATCTTTTATACAAGCAGCGTGGCGGAGATACTGTCGGAAGAAGTTAGCCAAATCATTACGCGATGAAGAAGAGCGTCTCCGAGATGCGCTGGCTAGAGAAGGCGATGGTACAACGGCGTCTTCGTCCTTGAGCATTGGAGCCGCTCTTTACGCGTCGCGTTTTGCGTCAAACGCGCTTCGTAATCTGAGGCACAATATCTCCAACCTTCCTCCTCGCTACACACTTCCTTTGTTACCTCAAAAACCCACCGAACCTGACTTCACCGCCAATCATACAACTGACCCTTGa